One part of the Amyelois transitella isolate CPQ chromosome 10, ilAmyTran1.1, whole genome shotgun sequence genome encodes these proteins:
- the LOC106137672 gene encoding uncharacterized protein LOC106137672 isoform X1 encodes MIALVLCVFETIIEFTKNAYDYSIESHEENVQEVEIANRKKQARKRRKRKGPPPRLGLKAASPGTDEDCNSNTSLAGSQHSAHDDLDAHCDNSGYLWFLDYNPIFRDSNCHHTSVLSSVSASYKGISDLASRFEFTSRYNDLARDLDANLAEADMESFKTEDIHALLMTTNLPHDTIIDDRNHDNNPRGEMFASISSSLLEKFRFDSSFSFHSSFQGEESVGSINTMSICKSELLFSPVKEAIHGVHFSVDSLDCELPTEQDLILTCQANKDNYTIAFEGSLTTYSEDSECVELPVNHKHDNPGKDDENIVIDNDERTRRNLELLERCKKITNKLTTSMAKSDLGLTTWSKLKKQSSQSPLRRHPSGNNNEDSNEPSDATNEMSNSVIKSQSLPNLYKRKLMSSSINSAALSNSTVDSFSANQRLTGTSICMKVYDVSQNRSAHESQHSEPMSTSSTDNQTSSDKSQPKQQFSLVKLFMKQKSMSNEGIVSMDQLDRSECWPSSSGGDSGDSIGEHNKIDAKIEDRAQEEIPNHDEDVVYEEVQNINPYNNRIYDNILLEEEEISDGVKLSDSETNLYATVNKPHFKRTNVNVMNSPSKLKSTRKSYSSQSSATSVSISSCSESDGTQITRMNKLMHREPCDHKSTSTHLEATKIDKSMQTSLQLSTVTHERELLKIVEPSFLEKLKEGDFEKPVYVLYPNYTLPDISFLNGRPNIYLNPVPVNMTSKTSNKKRTRLFDKGKRPFSCNDFEMLKKKGVGHIKDWDSLNFLLPQECKQMLSELPEVMQHLRDKDGMSKCGDKYCNAVRSSKSKTRPMSCDCNNLVGNNTAVSSSSSTATQPSSGYRGSSTMLTDSSAQNSPAPAGNFNPLFVYRYDSATSSEASCMNNDLQRANPAIPKRSLSLADQNRIAKQGELAPPRPPLPKSILRKSMDKTRKSSSHTKRYSMFEMDNFAQDQITCMTAATEHKTKRRSLQEPYYLQNQNLDYKKNNDLAAKRLSQQFLDAADKDADYNEYYQDEGVGTESSLESGKSNEMKYHRPHTPPMPKPRTKKIEYMEFPPPSALISSADLQQLEEFLKLSGVQCQDMDAWDHTQVQKGKNLAEIPICEEAETSPDEFGSPVHQEGRGKYDFIDVSQKRALVSNVTDAVEMLIQHFSPATDQVELAFLGDSKQSPACAKIALNALCPALYAIFRDGLKESIETSFGAVNNSVWQMVEATARQGPITKSLNELVLRINSEDAVTEGLVKFNAFILGLLNSQSVDAWVSYVRTRESILSKHYGPDSIMLAGCVGEPRCRALLDTLLASLEPLKLLPFSLDLMFEMRELHRSFKKIESDMRAASRPTSINTPPLTLNQRNLLKLVRSMQSSGLSSDDCQTSVIMRHKEPKTKEPSTPDLLNDSANVKTTLEKNRPRSCVNPSALGYDICPNNSRIELENNRRWSGVQLGSKLMQAFDRLVFDDSDDYTDSLENNKPPVKAATAETKLECSGEEQYRPGSASSGASANTGAGSGHSGGKFRRLQLKWELLSNAESPTTPSGETSPAAARGSKIPRPVSSPVRPQAPALQSPAKNTHRGIPVPVRKGTSPTTSTPRATSTARPSAAKRPQPANRTLPETTTKKPETKPRPRLSIEATVVKNIPVAKKSPTSRVDQTWGAPAPRPASLPYGRAAAPPAPRRAASSSASRHHSTPPQKHKYVRTLWHRLPSDSGHLAFNEGERLRLILEVDDQYLLCCRGEQKGLVPRDAVLLEDF; translated from the exons CCCGATATTTCGAGACAGCAACTGCCACCACACATCAGTCCTGTCCTCCGTATCAGCGTCCTACAAGGGAATAAGTGACCTCGCGTCCCGATTCGAATTCACGTCCCGTTACAACGACCTCGCCCGGGACTTGGACGCGAACCTGGCCGAGGCTGACATGGAGAGCTTCAAGACGGAAGACATACACGCTTTACTCATGACCACAAATTTGCCACACGACACTATCATTGACGACAGGAATCATGAC AATAACCCCCGAGGCGAGATGTTCGCCAGCATCTCAAGTTCTCTCTTGGAAAAGTTTCGGTTCGACAGCAGTTTCAGTTTCCACAGTAGCTTTCAG GGTGAAGAATCAGTCGGTTCGATTAATACGATGTCGATATGCAAGTCCGAGCTGTTGTTCTCTCCCGTCAAAGAAGCTATCCATGGCGTTCACTTCAGCGTGGACAGCCTCGACTGCGAGCTACCCACAGAGCAGGACCTCATCCTGACCTGCCAAGCCAATAAGGACAACTACACCATCGCGTTTGAAGGCAGTCTTACCACTTATTCAGAGGACAGCGAGTGTGTTGAACTTCCGGTCAATCACAAACATG ACAATCCAGGAAAAGATGACGAGAATATAGTTATAGATAATGATGAAAGAACGCGCAGGAATTTAGAATTACTTGAAAGATGTAAGAAAATAACTAATAAGCTAACGACGTCTATGGCAAAAAGCGATTTAGGATTAACAACTTGGAGTAAACTTAAGAAACAAAGCAGTCAGTCACCTTTGAGAAG GCACCCATCTggtaataataatgaagattCAAACGAACCAAGTGATGCTACAAATGAGATGAGCAACTCAGTTATCAAAAGCCAAAGTTTGCCAAATCTgtataaaagaaaacttatGAGCAGTTCCATCAATTCGGCAGCTCTTAGTAACTCAACG GTGGATTCATTCTCTGCGAACCAAAGACTAACGGGTACTTCCATATGTATGAAAGTTTACGATGTATCACAAAATCGTTCTGCTCATGAAAGTCAACATTCAGAACCTATGAGTACTTCTTCAACTGATAATCAAACATCATCTGATAAGAGTCAACCGAAACAACAATTTAGTTTAGTTAAATtgtttatgaaacaaaaaagtatGAGCAATGAAGGTATTGTAAGTATGGATCAACTTGATAGGTCTGAATGTTGGCCGTCAAGTTCTGGCGGTGATAGTGGCGATTCTATCGGAGAGCATAATAAAATTGACGCAAAAATTGAAGATCGTGCCCAAGAAGAAATTCCAAACCATGATGAAGATGTTGTTTATGAAGAGGTTCAGAACATAAATCCTTACAACAATAGAatatatgataatattttattagaagaAGAAGAGATATCAGATGGAGTTAAACTAAGTGATAGTGAAACTAATTTATATGCCACAGTAAACAAACCTCATTTCAAAAGAACAAATGTAAATGTTATGAACAGTCCCTCAAAACTAAAAAGTACAAGAAAGTCTTATTCTTCACAGTCATCTGCAACTAGCGTCAGTATTTCAAGTTGTTCGGAATCTGATGGCACTCAAATCACTAGAATGAACAAATTAATGCACCGGGAACCTTGCGATCATAAATCGACTTCTACACACTTGGAAGCGActaaaattgataaaagtaTGCAGACAAGTTTGCAACTCTCAACTGTAACTCATGAGCGTGAATTGCTAAAGATAGTAGAACCATCTTTTCTTGAAAAATTGAAAGAAGGCGATTTTGAGAAACCGGTATATGTCTTGTATCCGAACTATACCCTACCAGATATTAGCTTTTTAAATGGAAGACCAAATATTTACTTGAATCCTGTGCCAGTTAATATGACATCAAAAACcagtaacaaaaaaagaacaagatTATTTGATAAAGGAAAAAGACCATTTTCCTGTAACGATTTCGAGATGCTTAAGAAAAAAGGTGTCGGTCACATTAAAGACTGGGACTCgcttaactttttattgccACAAGAATGTAAACAAATGTTGTCAGAGTTGCCTGAAGTTATGCAACAtctaagggataaagatggaATGAGTAAATGTGGGGATAAATACTGCAACGCTGTACGTTCATCTAAGTCCAAAACTCGACCAATGAGTTGTGACTGCAATAATTTAGTAGGTAATAATACTGCAGTATCATCAAGTTCAAGTACCGCCACTCAACCTTCTTCCGGTTATCGAGGTTCTTCAACCATGCTAACCGATTCTTCAGCTCAAAATAGTCCAGCACCTGCAGGCAACTTTAATCCCTTATTTGTCTATCGCTACGACAGTGCAACCAGTTCCGAAGCGAGTTGTATGAATAATGATCTTCAACGAGCTAATCCTGCAATTCCAAAGCGGTCTCTTTCATTAGCAGATCAAAATCGAATCGCTAAACAAGGTGAATTGGCACCTCCACGACCACCACTACCTAAAAGTATTTTGCGAAAATCAATGGATAAAACACGAAAGTCAAGTTCACATACTAAACGATACAGTATGTTTGAAATGGATAATTTTGCGCAGGATCAAATAACTTGTATGACAGCTGCAACAGAACATAAAACGAAACGACGATCATTACAAGAGCCGTACTAccttcaaaatcaaaatttggattataaaaaaaataacgatttAGCAGCAAAGAGACTTTCTCAGCAATTCCTAGATGCGGCAGATAAAGATGCCGACTACAATGAGTACTATCAAGATGAGGGAGTTGGTACTGAAAGTAGCTTAGAATCTGGAAAATCGAATGAAATGAAGTATCATAGACCACACACACCTCCAATGCCTAAACCAAGAACAAAGAAAATTGAATATATGGAATTTCCACCCCCAAGTGCACTTATTAGCAGTGCTGACTTACAACAGTTAGAAGAATTCTTGAAGCTTAGTGGAGTTCAATGTCAAGATATGGACGCATGGGATCATACTCAAGTGCAAAAG GGCAAAAACTTGGCCGAAATACCAATATGTGAGGAAGCAGAAACAAGTCCAGATGAATTTGGAAGTCCAGTACATCAAGAAGGTAGAGGGAAATACGATTTTATTGATGTTTCACAAAAAAGAG CTCTCGTTTCTAATGTCACCGATGCGGTAGAAATGTTGATTCAACATTTCTCGCCCGCCACTGATCAAGTTGAGCTAGCATTCCTAGGGGACTCCAAGCAGTCTCCAGCCTGTGCAAAAATCGCACTGAATGCTTTGTGCCCTGCTTTGTATGCTATATTCAGAGATGGCCTCAAGGAGAGTATTGAAACTTCATTCGGAGCCGTTAATAACTCGGTCTGGCAAATGGTCGAAGCCACGGCAAGGCAAG gTCCGATAACAAAATCCCTCAATGAATTAGTACTCCGAATCAACAGCGAGGACGCAGTGACTGAAGGACTGGTCAAATTCAATGCATTCATTTTGGGCCTACTCAA CTCACAATCCGTGGACGCCTGGGTATCGTATGTGCGGACGAGAGAATCCATTCTCTCGAAGCATTACGGGCCCGACTCCATCATGCTTGCCGGTTGCGTCGGCGAGCCGCGCTGCCGAGCCCTTCTGGATACCTTGCTGGCCAGTTTGGAGCCACTCAAACTGCTGCCCTTCTCCCTTGACCTCATGTTCGAAATGAGAGAACTTCACAGAAGCTTCAAGAAAATCGAGAGCGACATGCGCGCTGCCAGTCGA CCTACTTCGATTAACACTCCGCCACTCACACTGAACCAGCGCAACTTGCTGAAATTGGTGCGGTCCATGCAGTCCAGCGGTCTCTCGAGCGATGATTGTCAGACCAGCGTTATAATGAGGCATAAAGAGCCCAAAACTAAGGAGCCGTCAACCCCTGATCTACTGAATGACTCGGCAAATGTAAAAACTACCTTAGAAAAGAATAGACCTCGGTCATGTGTTAACCCGTCGGCACTTGGCTATGACATTTGCCCGAATAACAGCAGGATAGAATTAGAGAACAATAGAAGATGGTCTGGGGTTCAGTTAGGCTCGAAGTTGATGCAAGCATTCGACCGTCTGGTATTTGACGATAGTGACGACTACACagatagtcttgaaaacaatAAGCCCCCTGTTAAGGCCGCCACAGCTGAGACGAAG TTGGAGTGTAGTGGTGAGGAACAATACCGGCCAGGGTCTGCGAGCAGCGGAGCCAGCGCTAACACCGGCGCGGGCAGCGGGCACTCCGGGGGGAAGTTCAGGCGGCTGCAGCTCAAGTGGGAACTGCTCAGCAACGCTGAGAGCCCCACCACGCCTTCAG GCGAGACGTCTCCAGCAGCGGCCCGGGGCTCCAAGATCCCGAGGCCCGTGTCGTCTCCTGTCAGACCCCAGGCGCCCGCGCTGCAGTCGCCTGCCAAAAATACACATCG CGGAATCCCCGTACCTGTGCGCAAGGGCACGTCCCCCACCACATCGACGCCGCGCGCAACCTCCACTGCGCGCCCCTCCGCTGCGAAAAGGCCGCAGCCTGCCAACAG AACACTACCAGAGACTACAACGAAGAAACCAGAGACCAAACCTCGGCCAAGACTATCCATAGAGGCAACAGTTGTTAAAAACATCCCAGTTGCTAAGAAATCGCC GACGTCCCGCGTGGACCAGACGTGGGGTGCGCCGGCGCCGCGGCCGGCGTCGCTGCCGTACGGgcgcgccgccgcgccgcccgcgccccgCCGCGCCGCCTCCTCCTCCGCCTCCAGGCACCACTCCACTCCGCCACAGAAACACAA ATACGTGAGAACATTGTGGCACAGATTGCCATCAGATTCGGGGCACCTCGCCTTCAACGAGGGAGAGCGTCTCCGATTGATCCTCGAGGTGGATGATCAATACCTCCTATGTTGCCGAGGCGAACAGAAGGGGCTGGTCCCGAGAGACGCGGTCTTGCTGGAGGACTTCTGA
- the LOC106137672 gene encoding uncharacterized protein LOC106137672 isoform X2 — protein MIALVLCVFETIIEFTKNAYDYSIESHEENVQEVEIANRKKQARKRRKRKGPPPRLGLKAASPGTDEDCNSNTSLAGSQHSAHDDLDAHCDNSGYLWFLDYNPIFRDSNCHHTSVLSSVSASYKGISDLASRFEFTSRYNDLARDLDANLAEADMESFKTEDIHALLMTTNLPHDTIIDDRNHDGEESVGSINTMSICKSELLFSPVKEAIHGVHFSVDSLDCELPTEQDLILTCQANKDNYTIAFEGSLTTYSEDSECVELPVNHKHDNPGKDDENIVIDNDERTRRNLELLERCKKITNKLTTSMAKSDLGLTTWSKLKKQSSQSPLRRHPSGNNNEDSNEPSDATNEMSNSVIKSQSLPNLYKRKLMSSSINSAALSNSTVDSFSANQRLTGTSICMKVYDVSQNRSAHESQHSEPMSTSSTDNQTSSDKSQPKQQFSLVKLFMKQKSMSNEGIVSMDQLDRSECWPSSSGGDSGDSIGEHNKIDAKIEDRAQEEIPNHDEDVVYEEVQNINPYNNRIYDNILLEEEEISDGVKLSDSETNLYATVNKPHFKRTNVNVMNSPSKLKSTRKSYSSQSSATSVSISSCSESDGTQITRMNKLMHREPCDHKSTSTHLEATKIDKSMQTSLQLSTVTHERELLKIVEPSFLEKLKEGDFEKPVYVLYPNYTLPDISFLNGRPNIYLNPVPVNMTSKTSNKKRTRLFDKGKRPFSCNDFEMLKKKGVGHIKDWDSLNFLLPQECKQMLSELPEVMQHLRDKDGMSKCGDKYCNAVRSSKSKTRPMSCDCNNLVGNNTAVSSSSSTATQPSSGYRGSSTMLTDSSAQNSPAPAGNFNPLFVYRYDSATSSEASCMNNDLQRANPAIPKRSLSLADQNRIAKQGELAPPRPPLPKSILRKSMDKTRKSSSHTKRYSMFEMDNFAQDQITCMTAATEHKTKRRSLQEPYYLQNQNLDYKKNNDLAAKRLSQQFLDAADKDADYNEYYQDEGVGTESSLESGKSNEMKYHRPHTPPMPKPRTKKIEYMEFPPPSALISSADLQQLEEFLKLSGVQCQDMDAWDHTQVQKGKNLAEIPICEEAETSPDEFGSPVHQEGRGKYDFIDVSQKRALVSNVTDAVEMLIQHFSPATDQVELAFLGDSKQSPACAKIALNALCPALYAIFRDGLKESIETSFGAVNNSVWQMVEATARQGPITKSLNELVLRINSEDAVTEGLVKFNAFILGLLNSQSVDAWVSYVRTRESILSKHYGPDSIMLAGCVGEPRCRALLDTLLASLEPLKLLPFSLDLMFEMRELHRSFKKIESDMRAASRPTSINTPPLTLNQRNLLKLVRSMQSSGLSSDDCQTSVIMRHKEPKTKEPSTPDLLNDSANVKTTLEKNRPRSCVNPSALGYDICPNNSRIELENNRRWSGVQLGSKLMQAFDRLVFDDSDDYTDSLENNKPPVKAATAETKLECSGEEQYRPGSASSGASANTGAGSGHSGGKFRRLQLKWELLSNAESPTTPSGETSPAAARGSKIPRPVSSPVRPQAPALQSPAKNTHRGIPVPVRKGTSPTTSTPRATSTARPSAAKRPQPANRTLPETTTKKPETKPRPRLSIEATVVKNIPVAKKSPTSRVDQTWGAPAPRPASLPYGRAAAPPAPRRAASSSASRHHSTPPQKHKYVRTLWHRLPSDSGHLAFNEGERLRLILEVDDQYLLCCRGEQKGLVPRDAVLLEDF, from the exons CCCGATATTTCGAGACAGCAACTGCCACCACACATCAGTCCTGTCCTCCGTATCAGCGTCCTACAAGGGAATAAGTGACCTCGCGTCCCGATTCGAATTCACGTCCCGTTACAACGACCTCGCCCGGGACTTGGACGCGAACCTGGCCGAGGCTGACATGGAGAGCTTCAAGACGGAAGACATACACGCTTTACTCATGACCACAAATTTGCCACACGACACTATCATTGACGACAGGAATCATGAC GGTGAAGAATCAGTCGGTTCGATTAATACGATGTCGATATGCAAGTCCGAGCTGTTGTTCTCTCCCGTCAAAGAAGCTATCCATGGCGTTCACTTCAGCGTGGACAGCCTCGACTGCGAGCTACCCACAGAGCAGGACCTCATCCTGACCTGCCAAGCCAATAAGGACAACTACACCATCGCGTTTGAAGGCAGTCTTACCACTTATTCAGAGGACAGCGAGTGTGTTGAACTTCCGGTCAATCACAAACATG ACAATCCAGGAAAAGATGACGAGAATATAGTTATAGATAATGATGAAAGAACGCGCAGGAATTTAGAATTACTTGAAAGATGTAAGAAAATAACTAATAAGCTAACGACGTCTATGGCAAAAAGCGATTTAGGATTAACAACTTGGAGTAAACTTAAGAAACAAAGCAGTCAGTCACCTTTGAGAAG GCACCCATCTggtaataataatgaagattCAAACGAACCAAGTGATGCTACAAATGAGATGAGCAACTCAGTTATCAAAAGCCAAAGTTTGCCAAATCTgtataaaagaaaacttatGAGCAGTTCCATCAATTCGGCAGCTCTTAGTAACTCAACG GTGGATTCATTCTCTGCGAACCAAAGACTAACGGGTACTTCCATATGTATGAAAGTTTACGATGTATCACAAAATCGTTCTGCTCATGAAAGTCAACATTCAGAACCTATGAGTACTTCTTCAACTGATAATCAAACATCATCTGATAAGAGTCAACCGAAACAACAATTTAGTTTAGTTAAATtgtttatgaaacaaaaaagtatGAGCAATGAAGGTATTGTAAGTATGGATCAACTTGATAGGTCTGAATGTTGGCCGTCAAGTTCTGGCGGTGATAGTGGCGATTCTATCGGAGAGCATAATAAAATTGACGCAAAAATTGAAGATCGTGCCCAAGAAGAAATTCCAAACCATGATGAAGATGTTGTTTATGAAGAGGTTCAGAACATAAATCCTTACAACAATAGAatatatgataatattttattagaagaAGAAGAGATATCAGATGGAGTTAAACTAAGTGATAGTGAAACTAATTTATATGCCACAGTAAACAAACCTCATTTCAAAAGAACAAATGTAAATGTTATGAACAGTCCCTCAAAACTAAAAAGTACAAGAAAGTCTTATTCTTCACAGTCATCTGCAACTAGCGTCAGTATTTCAAGTTGTTCGGAATCTGATGGCACTCAAATCACTAGAATGAACAAATTAATGCACCGGGAACCTTGCGATCATAAATCGACTTCTACACACTTGGAAGCGActaaaattgataaaagtaTGCAGACAAGTTTGCAACTCTCAACTGTAACTCATGAGCGTGAATTGCTAAAGATAGTAGAACCATCTTTTCTTGAAAAATTGAAAGAAGGCGATTTTGAGAAACCGGTATATGTCTTGTATCCGAACTATACCCTACCAGATATTAGCTTTTTAAATGGAAGACCAAATATTTACTTGAATCCTGTGCCAGTTAATATGACATCAAAAACcagtaacaaaaaaagaacaagatTATTTGATAAAGGAAAAAGACCATTTTCCTGTAACGATTTCGAGATGCTTAAGAAAAAAGGTGTCGGTCACATTAAAGACTGGGACTCgcttaactttttattgccACAAGAATGTAAACAAATGTTGTCAGAGTTGCCTGAAGTTATGCAACAtctaagggataaagatggaATGAGTAAATGTGGGGATAAATACTGCAACGCTGTACGTTCATCTAAGTCCAAAACTCGACCAATGAGTTGTGACTGCAATAATTTAGTAGGTAATAATACTGCAGTATCATCAAGTTCAAGTACCGCCACTCAACCTTCTTCCGGTTATCGAGGTTCTTCAACCATGCTAACCGATTCTTCAGCTCAAAATAGTCCAGCACCTGCAGGCAACTTTAATCCCTTATTTGTCTATCGCTACGACAGTGCAACCAGTTCCGAAGCGAGTTGTATGAATAATGATCTTCAACGAGCTAATCCTGCAATTCCAAAGCGGTCTCTTTCATTAGCAGATCAAAATCGAATCGCTAAACAAGGTGAATTGGCACCTCCACGACCACCACTACCTAAAAGTATTTTGCGAAAATCAATGGATAAAACACGAAAGTCAAGTTCACATACTAAACGATACAGTATGTTTGAAATGGATAATTTTGCGCAGGATCAAATAACTTGTATGACAGCTGCAACAGAACATAAAACGAAACGACGATCATTACAAGAGCCGTACTAccttcaaaatcaaaatttggattataaaaaaaataacgatttAGCAGCAAAGAGACTTTCTCAGCAATTCCTAGATGCGGCAGATAAAGATGCCGACTACAATGAGTACTATCAAGATGAGGGAGTTGGTACTGAAAGTAGCTTAGAATCTGGAAAATCGAATGAAATGAAGTATCATAGACCACACACACCTCCAATGCCTAAACCAAGAACAAAGAAAATTGAATATATGGAATTTCCACCCCCAAGTGCACTTATTAGCAGTGCTGACTTACAACAGTTAGAAGAATTCTTGAAGCTTAGTGGAGTTCAATGTCAAGATATGGACGCATGGGATCATACTCAAGTGCAAAAG GGCAAAAACTTGGCCGAAATACCAATATGTGAGGAAGCAGAAACAAGTCCAGATGAATTTGGAAGTCCAGTACATCAAGAAGGTAGAGGGAAATACGATTTTATTGATGTTTCACAAAAAAGAG CTCTCGTTTCTAATGTCACCGATGCGGTAGAAATGTTGATTCAACATTTCTCGCCCGCCACTGATCAAGTTGAGCTAGCATTCCTAGGGGACTCCAAGCAGTCTCCAGCCTGTGCAAAAATCGCACTGAATGCTTTGTGCCCTGCTTTGTATGCTATATTCAGAGATGGCCTCAAGGAGAGTATTGAAACTTCATTCGGAGCCGTTAATAACTCGGTCTGGCAAATGGTCGAAGCCACGGCAAGGCAAG gTCCGATAACAAAATCCCTCAATGAATTAGTACTCCGAATCAACAGCGAGGACGCAGTGACTGAAGGACTGGTCAAATTCAATGCATTCATTTTGGGCCTACTCAA CTCACAATCCGTGGACGCCTGGGTATCGTATGTGCGGACGAGAGAATCCATTCTCTCGAAGCATTACGGGCCCGACTCCATCATGCTTGCCGGTTGCGTCGGCGAGCCGCGCTGCCGAGCCCTTCTGGATACCTTGCTGGCCAGTTTGGAGCCACTCAAACTGCTGCCCTTCTCCCTTGACCTCATGTTCGAAATGAGAGAACTTCACAGAAGCTTCAAGAAAATCGAGAGCGACATGCGCGCTGCCAGTCGA CCTACTTCGATTAACACTCCGCCACTCACACTGAACCAGCGCAACTTGCTGAAATTGGTGCGGTCCATGCAGTCCAGCGGTCTCTCGAGCGATGATTGTCAGACCAGCGTTATAATGAGGCATAAAGAGCCCAAAACTAAGGAGCCGTCAACCCCTGATCTACTGAATGACTCGGCAAATGTAAAAACTACCTTAGAAAAGAATAGACCTCGGTCATGTGTTAACCCGTCGGCACTTGGCTATGACATTTGCCCGAATAACAGCAGGATAGAATTAGAGAACAATAGAAGATGGTCTGGGGTTCAGTTAGGCTCGAAGTTGATGCAAGCATTCGACCGTCTGGTATTTGACGATAGTGACGACTACACagatagtcttgaaaacaatAAGCCCCCTGTTAAGGCCGCCACAGCTGAGACGAAG TTGGAGTGTAGTGGTGAGGAACAATACCGGCCAGGGTCTGCGAGCAGCGGAGCCAGCGCTAACACCGGCGCGGGCAGCGGGCACTCCGGGGGGAAGTTCAGGCGGCTGCAGCTCAAGTGGGAACTGCTCAGCAACGCTGAGAGCCCCACCACGCCTTCAG GCGAGACGTCTCCAGCAGCGGCCCGGGGCTCCAAGATCCCGAGGCCCGTGTCGTCTCCTGTCAGACCCCAGGCGCCCGCGCTGCAGTCGCCTGCCAAAAATACACATCG CGGAATCCCCGTACCTGTGCGCAAGGGCACGTCCCCCACCACATCGACGCCGCGCGCAACCTCCACTGCGCGCCCCTCCGCTGCGAAAAGGCCGCAGCCTGCCAACAG AACACTACCAGAGACTACAACGAAGAAACCAGAGACCAAACCTCGGCCAAGACTATCCATAGAGGCAACAGTTGTTAAAAACATCCCAGTTGCTAAGAAATCGCC GACGTCCCGCGTGGACCAGACGTGGGGTGCGCCGGCGCCGCGGCCGGCGTCGCTGCCGTACGGgcgcgccgccgcgccgcccgcgccccgCCGCGCCGCCTCCTCCTCCGCCTCCAGGCACCACTCCACTCCGCCACAGAAACACAA ATACGTGAGAACATTGTGGCACAGATTGCCATCAGATTCGGGGCACCTCGCCTTCAACGAGGGAGAGCGTCTCCGATTGATCCTCGAGGTGGATGATCAATACCTCCTATGTTGCCGAGGCGAACAGAAGGGGCTGGTCCCGAGAGACGCGGTCTTGCTGGAGGACTTCTGA